One window of the Conexibacter sp. SYSU D00693 genome contains the following:
- a CDS encoding CdaR family transcriptional regulator, translating into MAATHAPVDRLLRDVAGARVDELPDLSDRILDRLRGTVPEFFADEDVAYDMAAAVRANVVRFGEVLADAPGELRTMVLPHEAGDLLQSTIQHGIPLVSLLEAYRGAQGLAAAWWQERLETAAPAHLLARATRRLGDLLLAYIDTAAVEVRASYELERRALESSPDGRKAHLIRALLAGDALDTDAAARTLDHPLTGHHVGLVLWRVDDALPEEALHAALHDLTALAGGPRVLTMAARHRLYAWLSTAGTLEAQPLRGAALPAGVAAAMSGAHRGVDGFVAAHEDAVRTGAAVRDHGGGAGRVAAFEELELVTLLSRDPDASTRFVRRVLGPLADPTPAGARARHTLEAYLASGMSPSRTADHLGVHRNTVAYRVRALEEQLPALRGHAGDWAAFADRRLELELALRLLRG; encoded by the coding sequence ATGGCCGCCACCCACGCTCCGGTCGACCGCCTGCTCCGCGACGTCGCGGGCGCGCGCGTCGACGAGCTGCCCGACCTCAGCGACCGGATCCTCGACCGCCTCCGCGGGACGGTCCCGGAGTTCTTCGCCGACGAGGACGTCGCCTACGACATGGCGGCGGCGGTGCGCGCGAACGTCGTGCGCTTCGGCGAGGTGCTGGCCGACGCCCCCGGCGAGCTGCGCACGATGGTCCTGCCCCACGAGGCGGGCGACCTGCTGCAGTCGACGATCCAGCACGGCATCCCGCTCGTCTCGCTGCTGGAGGCCTACCGCGGCGCCCAGGGACTGGCCGCGGCGTGGTGGCAGGAGCGCCTGGAGACGGCGGCGCCGGCGCATCTGCTGGCGCGCGCCACGCGCCGCCTGGGCGACCTGCTGCTCGCCTACATCGACACCGCGGCGGTCGAGGTCCGCGCGTCCTACGAGCTCGAGCGCCGGGCGCTCGAGAGCAGCCCCGACGGCCGCAAGGCCCACCTCATCCGGGCGCTGCTCGCGGGCGACGCGCTGGACACCGACGCCGCCGCGCGCACGCTCGACCACCCGCTCACGGGCCACCACGTCGGCCTCGTGCTGTGGCGGGTGGACGACGCCCTGCCGGAGGAGGCGCTGCACGCGGCGCTCCACGACCTCACGGCGCTCGCGGGCGGGCCGCGCGTGCTCACGATGGCCGCCCGCCACCGCCTCTACGCCTGGCTCAGCACGGCCGGGACGCTGGAGGCCCAGCCGCTGCGCGGCGCGGCGCTGCCCGCCGGCGTCGCCGCCGCGATGTCCGGCGCGCACCGCGGCGTCGACGGGTTCGTCGCCGCCCACGAGGACGCCGTGCGGACCGGTGCCGCGGTGCGCGACCACGGTGGCGGCGCCGGCCGCGTCGCGGCCTTCGAGGAGCTCGAGCTCGTCACCCTGCTGTCCCGGGACCCCGACGCGAGCACCCGCTTCGTGCGCCGCGTCCTCGGCCCGCTGGCCGATCCCACGCCGGCCGGGGCCCGCGCCCGCCACACGCTCGAGGCCTACCTCGCCTCGGGGATGAGCCCGTCGCGCACCGCCGACCACCTCGGGGTGCACCGCAACACCGTGGCCTACCGCGTGCGCGCGCTCGAGGAGCAGCTGCCCGCGCTGCGCGGCCACGCCGGCGACTGGGCGGCCTTCGCGGACCGCCGCCTCGAGCTCGAGCTCGCCCTGCGCCTGCTGCGCGGCTAG
- a CDS encoding aldehyde dehydrogenase family protein, giving the protein MSLATSTIVDRDQAAASDAPAIERLQESLALQRAAFRKDPIPTKAQRVEHLQALAGMLVANRARIEAAVAEDFGAHPALFCDLLEVLGPAGRAVAAIEALDDWMAAEQRAADPALWGDARVEMRLEPKGVIGNMAPWNFPFEIGCGPVVEMLAAGNRVVVKPSDLTPACAALLEELVAQTFDRDRVTTAVGGLELARAFTRQPWDHLMYTGSPGVGREVMRAAAEHLVPVTLELGGKCPAVLTASGVTREAVASILGTKLVKNGQMCITVDHVLVPRDRLEDLVDLLVGFARDVLPGHSTTADAVGLITDRHLARIEAMLDEAREAGARIVELEPGTGVDRATRRMPLSLVVDPPAGLRLMQEEVFGPLLPVIPYDDLDEALAAIDAQDRPLGLYVFGDDAEECEHVVRTVRSGGACINGCALQGAVASLGFGGSGTSGMGRHHGIEGFREFSTARGVVVRGTHDDTDVLFPPYGAKAQAVVDAALGG; this is encoded by the coding sequence ATGTCCCTCGCCACCTCCACCATCGTCGACCGCGACCAGGCGGCCGCGTCCGACGCGCCCGCGATCGAGCGCCTGCAGGAGAGCCTCGCGCTCCAGCGGGCGGCGTTCCGCAAGGACCCGATCCCCACCAAGGCGCAGCGCGTCGAGCACCTCCAGGCGCTCGCCGGCATGCTCGTCGCCAACCGTGCGCGCATCGAGGCCGCGGTCGCCGAGGACTTCGGTGCGCATCCCGCGCTGTTCTGCGACCTGCTCGAGGTCCTCGGACCGGCGGGCCGCGCCGTCGCCGCCATCGAGGCGCTCGATGACTGGATGGCCGCCGAGCAGCGCGCCGCCGACCCGGCCCTGTGGGGCGACGCGCGCGTCGAGATGCGCCTCGAGCCCAAGGGCGTCATCGGCAACATGGCGCCGTGGAACTTCCCGTTCGAGATCGGGTGCGGTCCGGTGGTCGAGATGCTCGCCGCGGGCAACCGCGTCGTGGTCAAGCCCTCGGACCTCACGCCGGCCTGCGCGGCGCTGCTCGAGGAGCTCGTCGCCCAGACCTTCGACCGCGATCGGGTCACGACCGCCGTCGGCGGCCTCGAGCTGGCGCGCGCGTTCACCCGCCAGCCGTGGGACCACCTGATGTACACCGGCAGCCCCGGCGTCGGGCGCGAGGTCATGCGGGCCGCGGCCGAACACCTCGTGCCGGTCACGCTCGAGCTGGGCGGCAAGTGCCCGGCGGTGCTGACGGCGTCGGGCGTCACCCGCGAGGCGGTCGCGTCGATCCTCGGCACGAAGCTCGTCAAGAACGGCCAGATGTGCATCACCGTCGACCACGTCCTCGTCCCGCGTGACCGCCTGGAGGACCTCGTCGACCTGCTCGTCGGCTTCGCGCGCGACGTCCTCCCCGGCCACTCCACGACGGCCGACGCCGTCGGCCTCATCACCGACCGCCACCTCGCCCGCATCGAGGCGATGCTCGACGAGGCGCGCGAGGCCGGCGCGCGGATCGTCGAGCTCGAACCCGGCACCGGCGTCGATCGCGCCACGCGCCGCATGCCGCTGTCGCTCGTCGTCGACCCGCCCGCCGGCCTGCGCCTCATGCAGGAGGAGGTCTTCGGCCCGCTGCTGCCGGTCATCCCCTACGACGACCTCGACGAGGCGCTCGCCGCCATCGACGCCCAGGACCGCCCCCTCGGCCTCTACGTCTTCGGCGACGACGCCGAGGAGTGCGAGCACGTCGTGCGCACCGTGCGCTCGGGCGGCGCGTGCATCAACGGCTGTGCGCTGCAGGGCGCCGTCGCCTCCCTGGGCTTCGGCGGCAGCGGCACCAGCGGCATGGGCCGCCACCACGGCATCGAGGGCTTCCGCGAGTTCAGCACCGCCCGGGGCGTCGTGGTCCGCGGCACCCACGACGACACCGACGTCCTCTTCCCGCCCTACGGCGCGAAGGCGCAGGCGGTGGTGGACGCCGCGCTGGGCGGCTGA
- a CDS encoding PKD domain-containing protein — MSSARRLPLLLLVAGLATPVASASAATFCVAPATCDTAPAATLQHALDDAASNAGDDTILLGAATYSAGAASFSSTDFSGGVAILGAGRDKTVVTNTAAASGAVLDVAGVSGVTHVRDLTVRATPGANHHGIVGGTGGLELERVDVLNPDQVIGNFTNNVLFANGAASARWVTGRSVAGGSGNALNVQGPNGVMRDLDLSGNVAVVNFGLGTLLDRLRISARSTGIRVGRSALVRDSVIRMTADNGVGIATETTSASPTASVTGLTLVGPGTSSTGAGLFNGASGFAATMEVENSIITGFQRAAARQGSPGAAANLTLTRSAYDAASIISTGTGTLTESFPLPATFGFVGGDDLHLRWDSPLVEAVGPNVTPWPDRLDNDGLARLVNGAMDVGAYEYQRRAPAVSASGPATLTAGQAGGFSATGTDPDPGDPLTYAWEFGDGTTSTDAAPSHAFARAGSFAWKVTVKDPTGQTASASGTTTVAAAPGGSTPPTPLPGTPTTTVPARPSLTKVSFRKRFRRTAKGLAFRFTLSRPSAVTVTIDRRRGKRWSRVGALPRKTLAAGRAKLSFSGRVKGKRLAPGRYRATLTATADGRASSAVRLAFTVTR; from the coding sequence GTGTCCAGCGCCCGTCGGCTGCCCCTGCTCCTGCTCGTCGCCGGCCTGGCGACGCCGGTTGCGTCCGCCTCCGCGGCGACGTTCTGCGTCGCCCCGGCGACGTGCGACACCGCCCCTGCCGCGACCCTGCAGCACGCGCTCGACGACGCGGCGTCCAACGCCGGCGACGACACGATCCTCCTCGGCGCCGCCACCTACAGCGCCGGCGCCGCCTCCTTCAGCTCGACGGACTTCAGCGGCGGCGTGGCGATCCTGGGCGCGGGGCGCGACAAGACCGTCGTCACGAACACCGCGGCGGCCTCCGGCGCGGTGCTCGACGTGGCGGGCGTCTCCGGCGTCACCCACGTGCGCGACCTCACCGTCCGGGCGACGCCGGGCGCCAACCACCACGGCATCGTCGGCGGCACCGGCGGGCTCGAGCTCGAGCGCGTCGACGTCCTCAACCCCGACCAGGTCATCGGGAACTTCACCAACAACGTGCTCTTCGCCAACGGCGCGGCGAGCGCCCGGTGGGTCACGGGGCGCAGCGTGGCCGGCGGCTCGGGCAACGCGCTCAACGTCCAGGGTCCCAACGGCGTGATGCGCGACCTCGACCTCAGCGGCAACGTCGCGGTCGTGAACTTCGGCCTGGGCACGCTGCTCGACCGGCTGCGCATCAGCGCCCGATCGACCGGGATCCGCGTGGGTCGCAGCGCGCTGGTGCGCGACAGCGTCATCCGCATGACCGCCGACAACGGGGTCGGCATCGCGACCGAGACGACCAGCGCCTCGCCCACCGCCTCCGTCACCGGCCTCACGCTCGTGGGGCCGGGCACGAGCTCCACGGGCGCGGGCCTGTTCAACGGCGCCAGCGGCTTCGCCGCCACCATGGAGGTCGAGAACTCCATCATCACCGGCTTCCAGCGCGCCGCCGCCCGCCAGGGGTCGCCCGGCGCCGCGGCCAACCTCACGCTCACCCGCTCGGCCTACGACGCGGCGTCCATCATCTCGACGGGCACGGGCACGCTCACGGAGTCCTTCCCGCTGCCGGCGACGTTCGGCTTCGTCGGCGGCGACGACCTGCACCTGCGCTGGGACTCGCCGCTCGTCGAGGCCGTCGGGCCGAACGTCACGCCATGGCCGGACCGCCTCGACAACGACGGCCTCGCGCGCTTGGTCAACGGCGCGATGGACGTCGGCGCCTACGAGTACCAGCGCCGGGCCCCGGCGGTGAGCGCCAGCGGCCCCGCGACGCTCACGGCCGGGCAGGCGGGCGGCTTCTCCGCGACGGGCACGGACCCCGACCCGGGCGACCCGCTGACCTACGCATGGGAGTTCGGCGACGGGACGACGTCCACCGACGCGGCGCCGTCGCACGCCTTCGCCAGGGCGGGCAGCTTCGCCTGGAAGGTCACGGTCAAGGACCCGACGGGCCAGACGGCGAGCGCGAGCGGGACGACGACCGTGGCGGCCGCGCCCGGCGGCTCGACGCCCCCCACGCCGCTGCCCGGAACGCCGACGACGACGGTCCCGGCACGGCCGTCGCTGACGAAGGTCTCCTTCCGCAAGCGCTTCCGCCGAACGGCGAAGGGCCTCGCGTTCCGCTTCACGCTCAGCCGCCCGTCGGCCGTCACCGTGACGATCGACCGGCGGCGCGGCAAGCGCTGGTCGCGCGTCGGGGCGCTGCCGCGCAAGACGCTGGCCGCCGGCCGCGCGAAGCTGAGCTTCAGCGGCCGCGTCAAGGGCAAGCGGCTCGCGCCTGGGCGCTACCGCGCGACGCTCACCGCGACCGCCGACGGCCGCGCGTCGAGCGCGGTGCGGCTGGCCTTCACCGTCACCCGCTGA
- a CDS encoding cytochrome P450, whose amino-acid sequence MTATRFSPFETHLGDLDTFADGPPHALFARMREEAPVMWTRAPDDFPEADQPGFWSVTRAEHVTQVGKDPATFSSWLGGFAMRSDEVGSLEVARSVMIGKDGDEHARMRGTVSKAFTPWRVRDLEPVIRERTRALIDAVLDAGECDVCTDLAGPLANATMSDLLGVPEADRPQINRWTDAFLARHDELAGGMAGDEAMAATAVYLDGLLREREAHPQDDLITALGLATYDGEPMPREEQIGVFSQLFAAGIDSTKATMANGLKALLEHPRQLALLQRDLSLVPAAVEEVLRWNPPFTHQRRTATRDTELGGQTIFAGDSVVMWLQSSSRDPRAIDRPDVFDVTRGAKGCPHHAFGGGGRHFCLGAGLARLELTVFFEELLSRMRAITLTGDVERIRSCFVDGLKRMPIAFVPVPRRDAVAA is encoded by the coding sequence ATGACCGCCACCCGCTTCTCGCCCTTCGAGACCCACCTCGGTGACCTCGACACCTTCGCCGACGGTCCGCCGCACGCGCTCTTCGCCCGCATGCGCGAGGAGGCGCCGGTGATGTGGACGCGCGCGCCCGACGACTTCCCCGAGGCCGACCAGCCCGGCTTCTGGTCGGTCACCCGCGCCGAGCACGTCACCCAGGTCGGCAAGGACCCGGCGACCTTCTCCTCCTGGCTCGGGGGCTTTGCGATGCGCTCGGACGAGGTCGGCTCGCTCGAGGTCGCCCGCAGCGTGATGATCGGCAAGGACGGCGACGAGCACGCGCGGATGCGCGGCACGGTGAGCAAGGCCTTCACGCCGTGGCGCGTGCGCGACCTCGAGCCCGTCATCCGCGAGCGCACCCGGGCGCTCATCGACGCGGTGCTCGACGCGGGCGAGTGCGACGTGTGCACCGACCTCGCCGGGCCGCTGGCCAACGCGACGATGAGCGACCTGCTCGGCGTGCCGGAGGCCGACCGGCCGCAGATCAACCGCTGGACCGACGCGTTCCTGGCCCGCCACGACGAGCTCGCGGGCGGCATGGCGGGCGACGAGGCGATGGCCGCGACGGCCGTCTACCTCGACGGCCTGCTGCGCGAGCGCGAGGCCCATCCGCAGGACGACCTCATCACCGCGCTGGGGCTGGCGACCTACGACGGCGAGCCGATGCCGCGCGAGGAGCAGATCGGCGTCTTCAGCCAGCTCTTCGCGGCGGGCATCGACTCGACGAAGGCGACGATGGCCAACGGCCTCAAGGCGCTGCTCGAGCACCCCCGCCAGCTCGCCCTGCTCCAGCGCGACCTGTCGCTGGTCCCGGCGGCGGTGGAGGAGGTGCTGCGCTGGAACCCGCCGTTCACGCACCAGCGGCGGACCGCGACGCGCGACACCGAGCTCGGCGGCCAGACGATCTTCGCCGGCGACTCCGTCGTCATGTGGCTGCAGTCCTCGAGCCGCGACCCGCGGGCCATCGACCGCCCCGACGTCTTCGACGTCACCCGCGGCGCCAAGGGCTGCCCGCACCACGCCTTCGGCGGCGGCGGGCGTCACTTCTGCCTCGGCGCGGGCCTCGCCCGCCTCGAGCTGACCGTCTTCTTCGAGGAGCTGCTGAGCCGCATGCGCGCCATCACGCTCACCGGCGACGTCGAGCGGATCCGGTCGTGCTTCGTCGACGGCCTCAAGCGCATGCCGATCGCCTTCGTCCCCGTCCCCCGCCGCGACGCCGTCGCCGCCTAG
- a CDS encoding DUF2975 domain-containing protein: MDIERRAVTALRVFLVVLFGILLLLQVMSLPGQFAHMAEEEPDLAYLRWPLTVVTIFWVFCAQVVVVSTWKLLDLVRADRIFSDASWTWVDAIVLAIAAAWTTFLGFFLYVGFKADDPGMPLLLFLLLLALSVVGLVMLVMRALLRQATNLRTEVEAVI, encoded by the coding sequence ATGGACATCGAGCGTCGTGCGGTCACCGCCCTCCGGGTCTTCCTGGTCGTCCTCTTCGGGATCCTCCTGCTCCTCCAGGTCATGTCACTGCCCGGCCAGTTCGCGCACATGGCCGAGGAGGAGCCCGACCTCGCCTACCTGCGCTGGCCGCTGACCGTCGTGACGATCTTCTGGGTCTTCTGCGCCCAGGTCGTCGTCGTGTCGACGTGGAAGCTCCTGGACCTCGTGCGCGCCGACCGGATCTTCAGCGACGCCTCGTGGACCTGGGTCGACGCGATCGTGCTCGCCATCGCGGCGGCGTGGACCACGTTCCTGGGCTTCTTCCTCTACGTCGGCTTCAAGGCCGACGACCCCGGCATGCCGCTGCTGCTGTTCCTCCTGCTCCTCGCCCTCAGCGTCGTGGGGCTGGTGATGCTCGTCATGCGCGCGCTGCTGCGACAGGCCACGAACCTCCGCACGGAGGTCGAGGCGGTCATCTGA
- a CDS encoding helix-turn-helix transcriptional regulator, whose product MAIVVRIDVELARRKMSVGEFAERVGISPANVAVLKNGRAKAVRFSTLEAMCRVLECQPGDLLEFVDHEDEDARIAAGAGSG is encoded by the coding sequence ATGGCCATCGTGGTGCGCATCGACGTCGAGCTCGCCCGCCGCAAGATGAGCGTCGGCGAGTTCGCCGAGCGCGTCGGGATCTCGCCCGCGAACGTCGCGGTGCTGAAGAACGGCCGCGCGAAGGCCGTGCGCTTCAGCACCCTCGAGGCGATGTGCCGCGTGCTCGAGTGCCAGCCCGGCGACCTCCTCGAGTTCGTCGACCACGAGGACGAGGACGCGAGGATCGCCGCCGGCGCCGGCTCGGGCTAG
- a CDS encoding CocE/NonD family hydrolase, translated as MASWVKAGVAAVLAALLVPVATAQAFTARGSVEQVAAEGLAPGVSVALVDGAGRTVEQRTANALGATLFRGVEPGHGYRVRAGGEESGALTVLSTASAPPSTKVYDQAIPPDGYGYLTTRDGTKLAYSVHPPTDVTNVLGVDLPGLPVAGPYPTLIEYSGYAYARPSGPASGIATLANLMGFAVVDVNMRGTGCSGGAFDFFEPLQGLDGYDVIETIARQPWVKGGKVGMLGISYGGISQLFTAATQPPSLAAITPLSVIDQTQTTLYPGGILNTGFAFNWAKERAKEALPSGPDAGQPYAAERIAGGDTVCKDNQALHAEAIDLLKKVRDNDHYVPEVADPLAPVTFVDRIKVPTFLACQSTDEQTGGHCPTLFSRLTGTKRKWFTFTNGTHVDSLAPETFNRLLDFLSIYVADQSPAARNLVPRTAAGLVYDTAMGVSGLTLPRDPIQEEPNFAAAKQQFERLDPVRILFDNGAGRAPGQPYPGFERSFRGYPVPGTTAGRWYLTAGGALQPQRARVPRAATFTWDARARPLTNFTGDTGAGTDGLWTATPPYRWEQDPPGSAAGFLTAPLERDTLVVGAGAVKAWVRSSARSVDLQATISEVRPDGKEVFVQGGWLRSRARKLDKAKSTPLAPVLSLRKADVKAMPKGRYVPVTIPLYHQAHAYREGSRIRLRISAPNGDQPIWAFEETLPAGKARVAVGAGGRMTSRLLLPVVPGGAPTPLPPCPGLRGEPCRDQVPFANRTARVRARAISG; from the coding sequence ATGGCGTCATGGGTCAAGGCCGGCGTCGCAGCGGTGCTCGCGGCGCTCCTCGTGCCGGTCGCGACCGCGCAGGCGTTCACCGCGCGCGGCAGCGTCGAGCAGGTCGCCGCGGAGGGGCTGGCCCCGGGGGTCTCGGTCGCGCTGGTCGACGGCGCCGGCCGGACCGTCGAGCAGCGGACGGCCAACGCGCTGGGCGCGACGCTCTTCCGCGGCGTCGAGCCGGGCCACGGCTACCGCGTGCGCGCGGGCGGCGAGGAGTCGGGCGCGCTGACCGTCCTGTCGACGGCCTCGGCGCCGCCGAGCACGAAGGTCTACGACCAGGCGATCCCGCCCGACGGCTACGGCTACCTCACGACGCGCGACGGGACGAAGCTCGCGTACTCGGTGCACCCGCCGACCGACGTCACGAACGTCCTCGGCGTCGACCTCCCGGGGCTGCCGGTCGCGGGGCCCTACCCGACGCTCATCGAGTACTCCGGCTACGCCTACGCGCGCCCGTCCGGGCCGGCGAGCGGCATCGCCACGCTCGCCAACCTCATGGGCTTCGCCGTCGTCGACGTGAACATGCGCGGCACGGGCTGCTCGGGCGGGGCGTTCGACTTCTTCGAGCCGCTGCAGGGCCTGGACGGCTACGACGTCATCGAGACCATCGCCCGCCAGCCGTGGGTCAAGGGCGGCAAGGTCGGGATGCTCGGCATCTCCTACGGCGGGATCTCGCAGCTGTTCACCGCCGCGACGCAGCCGCCGAGCCTCGCGGCGATCACGCCGCTGTCGGTGATCGACCAGACGCAGACGACGCTCTACCCCGGCGGCATCCTCAACACGGGCTTCGCCTTCAACTGGGCCAAGGAGCGCGCGAAGGAGGCGCTGCCCTCAGGGCCCGACGCCGGCCAGCCCTACGCCGCGGAGCGCATCGCGGGCGGCGACACGGTCTGCAAGGACAACCAGGCGCTGCACGCCGAGGCGATCGACCTCCTCAAGAAGGTCCGCGACAACGACCACTACGTCCCGGAGGTCGCCGACCCGCTGGCGCCGGTGACGTTCGTCGACCGCATCAAGGTGCCGACGTTCCTGGCCTGCCAGTCCACCGACGAGCAGACCGGCGGCCACTGCCCCACGCTGTTCTCCCGTCTCACGGGCACGAAGCGCAAGTGGTTCACCTTCACCAACGGCACGCACGTCGACTCGCTGGCGCCCGAGACGTTCAACCGCCTGCTCGACTTCCTCTCGATCTACGTCGCCGACCAGTCGCCCGCGGCGCGCAACCTCGTCCCGCGCACCGCCGCGGGCCTGGTCTACGACACGGCGATGGGCGTCTCGGGACTCACGCTGCCGCGCGACCCCATCCAGGAGGAGCCGAACTTCGCGGCGGCCAAGCAGCAGTTCGAGCGGCTCGACCCGGTGCGGATCCTCTTCGACAACGGCGCCGGCCGGGCGCCGGGCCAGCCCTACCCGGGCTTCGAGCGCAGCTTCCGCGGCTACCCCGTTCCGGGCACGACGGCGGGCCGCTGGTACCTCACCGCGGGCGGCGCGCTGCAGCCGCAGCGCGCCCGGGTGCCCCGCGCGGCGACGTTCACGTGGGACGCGCGGGCGCGGCCGCTGACGAACTTCACCGGCGACACGGGCGCCGGGACGGACGGCCTGTGGACCGCCACCCCGCCCTACCGGTGGGAGCAGGACCCGCCCGGCTCCGCGGCCGGCTTCCTGACCGCCCCGCTCGAGCGCGACACGCTCGTCGTGGGCGCCGGCGCGGTGAAGGCGTGGGTGCGCTCGTCGGCGCGCAGCGTCGACCTCCAGGCGACGATCAGCGAGGTGCGGCCCGACGGCAAGGAGGTCTTCGTCCAGGGCGGCTGGCTGCGCTCGCGCGCCCGCAAGCTCGACAAGGCCAAGAGCACGCCGCTGGCCCCCGTGCTGAGCCTGCGCAAGGCGGACGTCAAGGCGATGCCGAAGGGCAGGTACGTCCCGGTGACCATCCCGCTCTACCACCAGGCCCACGCCTACCGGGAGGGCTCGCGCATCCGCCTGCGGATCTCGGCGCCCAACGGCGACCAGCCGATCTGGGCCTTCGAGGAGACACTGCCCGCCGGCAAGGCGCGAGTCGCGGTGGGCGCCGGCGGGCGGATGACCTCCCGGCTGCTGCTGCCGGTCGTCCCGGGTGGCGCGCCGACCCCGCTGCCACCCTGCCCGGGCCTGCGCGGCGAGCCGTGCCGGGACCAGGTGCCGTTCGCCAACCGGACGGCGCGGGTGCGGGCGCGGGCGATCAGCGGGTGA
- a CDS encoding class II 3-deoxy-7-phosphoheptulonate synthase — MSWTIDVPDAGALSPSPLPTPAAAAIDDAVSRPAKQQPAWPDADQVARVRGVLEHVPPIAVPVEVDMLQARLAAVARGEAFLLQGGDCAETFADNTEEHLRGTIRTLLQMAIVLTYGTSMPVVKVGRIAGQYAKPRSADVDAAGLPSYRGDMVNALEPDPVGRIPDPGRLIRAYANAAAAMNLSRAITGAGLADLHHLHEWNMDFVRQSSAGERYERVANEIDRSLRFMSACGVDDSSLRTVELYASHEMLVLDYERSLVRAEGDKLYGLSAHQLWIGDRTRQLDGAHVAFAALLANPIGVKIGPKVAPEEVVELVGRLDPHRVDGRVTLVSRMGNEQVRDRLPAIVDAVTRAGHRVVWQCDPMHGNTEESPSGHKTRHFDRIMDEVEGFFEVHGRLGTHPGGIHVEHTGEDVTECLGGAQMISHDELGSRYDTACDPRLNTQQSLELAFLVVEMLRRTTGIA, encoded by the coding sequence ATGTCGTGGACGATCGACGTGCCGGACGCCGGCGCCCTGAGCCCCTCGCCGCTGCCCACCCCGGCCGCCGCGGCCATCGACGACGCCGTCTCGCGGCCCGCGAAGCAGCAGCCCGCCTGGCCCGACGCCGACCAGGTGGCGCGCGTGCGCGGGGTGCTCGAGCACGTGCCGCCGATCGCCGTCCCGGTCGAGGTGGACATGCTCCAGGCGCGCCTGGCGGCGGTCGCGCGCGGCGAGGCGTTCCTGCTCCAGGGCGGCGACTGCGCCGAGACCTTCGCCGACAACACCGAGGAGCACCTGCGCGGCACGATCCGCACGCTGCTGCAGATGGCGATCGTCCTGACCTACGGGACGTCGATGCCGGTCGTGAAGGTCGGGCGCATCGCCGGCCAGTACGCCAAGCCCCGCAGCGCCGACGTCGACGCGGCGGGCCTGCCGTCCTACCGCGGCGACATGGTCAACGCGCTCGAGCCAGATCCCGTCGGGCGCATCCCCGACCCGGGCCGCCTCATCCGCGCCTACGCCAACGCCGCCGCGGCGATGAACCTCTCCCGCGCGATCACGGGTGCCGGCCTCGCCGACCTCCACCACCTCCACGAGTGGAACATGGACTTCGTCCGCCAGTCGAGCGCGGGCGAGCGCTACGAGCGCGTGGCCAACGAGATCGACCGCTCGCTGCGCTTCATGTCGGCCTGCGGCGTGGACGACAGCTCGCTGCGCACCGTCGAGCTCTACGCCAGCCACGAGATGCTCGTCCTGGACTACGAGCGCTCGCTCGTGCGCGCCGAGGGCGACAAGCTCTACGGCCTCTCCGCGCACCAGCTGTGGATCGGCGACCGCACGCGCCAGCTCGACGGCGCGCACGTCGCCTTCGCGGCGCTGCTGGCCAACCCGATCGGCGTGAAGATCGGCCCGAAGGTCGCGCCCGAGGAGGTCGTCGAGCTCGTCGGCCGTCTCGACCCGCACCGCGTCGACGGCCGCGTGACCCTCGTCTCGCGGATGGGCAACGAGCAGGTGCGCGACCGCCTCCCGGCGATCGTCGACGCGGTCACCCGCGCGGGCCACCGGGTCGTGTGGCAGTGCGACCCGATGCACGGCAACACCGAGGAGTCGCCCAGCGGCCACAAGACCCGGCACTTCGACCGGATCATGGACGAGGTCGAGGGCTTCTTCGAGGTCCACGGCCGCCTCGGCACGCACCCCGGCGGCATCCACGTCGAGCACACCGGCGAGGACGTCACCGAGTGCCTCGGCGGTGCGCAGATGATCTCCCACGACGAGCTCGGCTCCCGCTACGACACGGCGTGCGACCCCCGCCTGAACACGCAGCAGTCGCTCGAGCTCGCGTTCCTCGTCGTGGAGATGCTGCGCCGGACGACCGGGATCGCCTAG